The Solanum lycopersicum chromosome 2, SLM_r2.1 DNA window TCCTTCTCAATAAAAGCCTATATTTTCGCAATAtatgtaataaaatataattacctCCCAACTGTAAAGTCCTCCTATGGTAAGCCTtctgttaaagaatgacaaagaATGAATTATTAATAAGATGGGTGAACTCCTTGTAAGGCTTGGACAATTCTCCTccagctagcttttggggtgtgagttaggctaagacctaattttacatggtatcagagcagggccCGTCTCACCGGATGTTGGGGttcccaaaattaaaattgttcacgcaccagatgctaagcactgggcgtgaggtggagcgttaaagaatgacaaaagtcctatatcgtgattaatgagatggatggactccttataaggcttggacaatcctcctccctttgagctagcttttgaggCTTAAAACCTAATTTTACCCCTTCCATGTTGAAAGTTGAAAAATGGACGAACTTTTGACTTTGCACCGATTGAGTGTCAAAACATCCTACTAATTGACACTcaaattttttcaacaaattataaGCAAAGGAAAAGCCCATAATTTGTGTGTGGGAGAACTTTtctttgtaaaaaatatttatttgtcttCAAAGCACCTTTATTAATTAGGATATACTTCACAAAAACTTTCttgggaaaaataaaaaaaaaacatccaaACACATCTCCAAAGtatttttcctaaatattttaaaacaaaacaattattattttttttcaaaaaagttgcACAATCGCGTGTCTGCattgtaaaaaaagaaaagggtaaTCTTTTACATTAAATCTAGTTCCttcaaaataagatatatacCAATCGTTCTAAAGACACAACTAGAGTGGCTTATTTTAATCACCAAGTGAATACTAACTTATTGTTGCAACAAAGTTCACGGTGCAACTATCACTGTATCGTTgttttttaattgtcatatgGTATTTTTGAcggttaattaactaatttttataataaaattttaaatatttaaaaattacataaaaatattaaaaattataaatcttttcatattatattttataatattaattaaaatttatagtgaaagtataaataaaaagtCTAGGgtgatttcttttcttttaagaaaaaaaaaacagaaaggataaatggagaaaacaaaagtaaaaaaaaaaaaaaaaatagaaagtggTGGTGGAAAATACCTCCATAAAATATGGGGTGATGAGAGGAAAAAGAAAGCTTATatggaaagaaagaagaagattcAAATTAACCCCAACTAAAAGATTGgttaaaataaaattccaaTTTACGATCGAAAGCCCTTAAATATCGCATACTTTATAGGCCACTTAATTAATAATCTCCTTTCATTTGATTTGTCTGACTTGTTCACAAAATTGAGTCCTTTTGTAGTGAACAATAGAAATGGAGTCAATTATACTTACTAGAGAGAAGAATATTATTAATCCCAACACACAAGAATAACCAAAAGTTTCTTACTAGCCACAAGCTATCCTAACCTTAATGATCAAGTCAAGGAAtgaatttttctcttcttttataCCACTTTTACTTTTTATGTTTTGCCTCAAAAATATTCAACATCATACTATATCATCATCATGCCAAAATTACATGGAAGGGTTCTTCTTCCTTtcattcttttattaatttccaCTAATATAATTGCCCAGAAATCTCTTGTATTTGGCTTCATTGATCGCgatcaaatttcaaaaagacCTGATCCTCTCAGACATTTTAAGTCATATAATGGGAGTTATAATCTTGGTGACAAGCACTATTGGGCtgtaagtttttattttttatgatgagattaaatttttttaaaaaagggaatTAGCTgctgatttgttttttttttcttttctttgtttgtttatCAGTCTGCGGGTTTCACAGGCATACATGGATATGCAATTGCTGGGATTTGGTTGTTAGTTGGTTTGGGTTTTGGAAGTTACATGatttttaagtattttcatGCCAATTCAACTACTTCAATGATTGAACATTCGCCTTCGTATTATATTTTGATGTTCTCGCTGGTTGTTCTGTTTACAATTCTTGCCATGTAAGTGCTTTTGCTTGCTTAATTTTTGGTAACACTACTATTTAAATAAACATGTGCTCTGTTCCTATAGGAAATACATTAAGCAATCATGTCATATCAATcaacaaataagtaaaaagcgTATAATCTCACAAAATAGTACTTTGGGCATTCCCTTATTTTTacaaggcataatacataagttAAGCGCCATGATAACTCTATTACCTTTAACTTTGCGTGTGCACAAgtagatatttaaaattataaaaatttgaaaaaatagacaCATTCATCCTACATAGCACCCGACATTGCAATTTTGCATCCTACGTGTATATGCCATGTAGGACACATGTGTTTACTTGTGCACAATCAAAGTTGGACGACACAATTATCCGCTGAAAACCAAGTTAACggtcatatttatatattatggtTTTTCATAACAGTAAGCTTTCAAAGAGGATTATGATTTAGAACTCATAAACTAAAAAAGAATCTTAGCTCCACCTCTAaatcaaacacattttattgTCCCTATCTTATATTGATGAGGATTAGTGACCTATATATAGGAATAAAGCAATGGAGTACTACAATATTTGATATGTCGTTTATGGCTAAGTTTGATAAGAAAAGACTGACTGATGTGTCTActactttttgttttgtttggaaGAGTTGCAAGCTGCGTTGCTTTGGCTGCAAACAATGGTTTTGAACATAGAGTAGAAAGGCTTCGCCGAACAATTTTTGATGCTGGTGGTGATACATGTCAATCCATCAGAAGGGTAATAAAGGTTTTGCTAAGTATGCAAACTCTTTTAAGCCCTTATAATTTTCAGGCAGAGCAGACGTTGAACATGACAACCCATAGGCTTCGAAGAGGATCTGTTACGATGCAACAGTTTATTGACAAAACCCAACACACAAGCAAGGAAGCAATTCGAACTCTGTAAGTCACTGGGCTATGCCATTGTGTCAGTTCTTATGGTTAGTATCAAATTTTTATCCTCGTTGAAAATATGCTCCGTTTTGTTGCAGGTATGTTGCAAATATTGTCGTTGTCACTGTCAATTTAGTGCTTTTGATTAGTGCATTAGGTGAGATTCTGTCACACAATGCATCATTATCTTTTAGAAAGTATTTTCATGTGTATAAAACTAGAGATTCTGTGAAATTTGATAATCTTATATGAGTTATAAGCTATTACACGATTTCTACTTTTTCTAGCTGTCTTCTTGCTTTTGATTTTCCTGTATAGTCAGTTCCTTCTAACGTATGTTTAAATCGATCATCAATGTCATGGTTAGACTAATGGAATGCTGCTTTGGCTCAGTTTTACTCATTTGGCACTGGCCTCTTGGATTTATAATGTAAGTAAGATTTTGATACTTCTGTTTGACATAGAATCGCTTTTATATTCTCAAAGCCTAATTAAACAGCTCTTATTAACTACTAGAATAATCCTCTGCTGCTGGATTTTGACAACTCTGAGTTGGGTGCTGACTggttttgatttctttttccaTACGTGAGCACAAATTCTTCTCTTCCTCTCAGTAATTCAgcttaatttttcattttatacgcCGTAACTTTAGCAAATGCTGATGCAGCTTTGCAGATGACACTTGCTCAGCTTTGAAGGACTTTCAACAGAATCCTCAGAACAATAGCTTGCAAATTATACTTCCCTGTGCAAATCCTGGAACTTCTGACAAAACGTTGGAGCAGATTGGCGCCACggttcataatttcattactcAGGTACTGTTATCTATAATATACAAGAAACAAGGATAGGAGCTTACATATATTCTTAGCATTATCTTTGTGTTTTCGATTTCCAGCTTAATTCTAAGCTGAGAGAGGTACAAGGATTAGGATTAAATGATATCGGGGAAAATAGCGTAGGAACAATTTGTGACCCCTTCTCTGGTGCACCTAATTACAGCTTCACACCTGATCTGTGCCCAAAGGATACTATCCCAATTGAAGATCTGAAATATGTAAGTTACAAGCTTTAACATACTGAACATATATAAGGATCTTTATGTCTCATGTCCAgtgaaaatttggaatttttttttaatgtttgccTGTAGGTTCTGTCAAAAGTCACATGTTATGAAGGAAATTCTTCAGGAAATTGCGCGGGTGAAGGAAGATTCATTCCACAGGCCTCATCTGTGATATTATTCGCTTATACTCAATCTATTCAAGACCTGATAGAAATATTCCCTGATTTGCTGAGCCTAAGTCAATGCTCCAAAGTAAAACAAGCATTCGCCAACATTTTACAGTACCAGTGCAGGCCATTTAGACGTTCAGCACGAGTACTATGGTCATCTATGTTGTCACTCTCCATTCTCATGATACTTTTAGTACTAACATTGATAGTAAAAGCTCACCAAGAAACTGGAAGAAGCTTTGATACATGCTCCATTACTCCTAAAAAAGTTGAAACAATACCAAAAACCTTGCCAGATTGCAGTAATTCTGCAGACAATGTACAGAAAATGTAGATgctttgcatttttttttctttttttgtagtTATAGATGGAAGTATACAGTATACCCATTCCCCTGAAGTCGTAAGACGCCAAAAAAATGGGGGTTAAGTTATAGAAAATAGAAATAGAGAATTCTTACTAAACTTGTACTTGATATATTGTTCTTGTCATGTACACGACTTAATAACTGTGTACATATTTGACATGAACAGTGATTGATGGATACTAGAGGCTAACTTTGGCCTTGTAAATTTGCTCAATTTGTGACACTATTCTAATTGGTTTTAACTTAGTCTTTCCGTTGAATTGGTCTGTTAGTGTTggtgaaattttaaaagatactTATTAGTAATTACTAATTAGGATTCTCGATGTTGCCTTGCTGGTGGAAATGAGCGAACActtgtaaaaaaattaactcgCATAATCACTCTATGAATCTGCATGAATTAAATTACCTAATACATCCTCTGCCaaacaaatttgaaatgttGAAATCAATGTAAAATAGTTAACAAAAAATAGAAGTGATTTTAATAAAAACTGATATTTGAAATGTTGAAAtcaatgtaaaatatttattatataagataataaaaataattttgatagtgtaaaaaatatttatgcaaTTCTTGGATATTACACCCTCCGTCCCTATTTACTCGttcatatttcctttttttagttgtttttatttacttgtcaattttgacaaatcaaaaaaggacatttttttttctattataccttcatttaatttttttaaatttttttccaagttttaattcatcctttttgaaacCACAATTAATAAGGGTAAATTGTAGCTTACTTATGCTAATTATTGCTATTTTAATGTGTGTTATTTGTAAAGTGGACAGCTAAATATGTGTGTTATCCCACAGTCCCTATTTATTTGTCcatatttccttttatatttgtccctatttacttgtccattttaacaaatcaagaaagaataacaatttttttcctaatatgcccttatttaattctagaaaatttctaGTACTACTAAGTTGTAATGCATGCTTTTTGGAACCAGAAgatacattttttatatttggggAGCTGCATAATCTTTTAAggtaaagataaaattataactAAGCTATGATAATAATTGGTACCTTAATATGTGTGTCACttctaaagtggacaactaaacagggacagagggagtatttTCTCAAAATACATATGATGATTGATGACAAATATGTTGGCATATATACCATTAACCATAGAATAATTAGAGTAAAACTTACCCGTACTGGATGTATACATCAATCCAATACATGCATGtgttttacttcattaaatcacataataatagAAATTGCACTAATTTGATATAAACACTCAATGCGGATTAGTTTTTTTcgaataattatttattcagtTTTGTAAAAGTTTTAGTAtaacatatattcattaatagtGTCTATTTCCTTATAACATAGCATGTGATTTAGTGTATAGTGTTTTGGCTTATTAACAAATGATTAAATCATCGATTCTTATAAGTGTAAAGCTTTTTTGTTCACAATCTAAGATGAAAATTAGACATATCATCTTTATAATTGTAGCAcaagattatatataatttatcttatttatgGGAACGCTATAGTTTCAAGTTCTTGTGCTAAtgcattttgtatgtattgaacgaGACCAAGCATAGATAGTTTCTTTAGACTGACTGACAAAAGCATATACTCTAAACTGTTAAATGTGCTTATATCTTAATCATGAAATAACcattatgatctgtatatattgattattattttgatttattaaaagatgAGACTAGGAGATGAGTAATATTCTGGTAGATTGGATGatcataatatatattgatgaaatcATAAGTTAGTTGATTGAATTCATATCTTGATATTTTAGAGATTGACGATATGCCTTTTTGagaagtttataaatttttattgtgtCAAATCTTGTAAGTTGATTTATGATCCAAcacataaaataagttaaatgtttaataagaaatttcaaaatgtAATTGAAGGACTACAATTACAAATTTCTAGTAGaataatttgtaatttattcttgtaattaaataatttaaattaattattgaaatCATTTACAATATTAGAAAGCCTCATAATTAGTTTTGTGGTTCTTACATATTTAACTAGAAATGAGAATACTAAttctagattaaaaaaaaagggaaaaagaatgtgactttgtgattgttgaaagtaacatgaatttttcttctccttgaataggaaaaaaaaaattctataagtAGGATTTCTTCAAAGctaaagaaatattaattttcttataatatttgCCTATTAAAGTATCACGATTGAAGACTG harbors:
- the LOC101262066 gene encoding uncharacterized protein, producing MPKLHGRVLLPFILLLISTNIIAQKSLVFGFIDRDQISKRPDPLRHFKSYNGSYNLGDKHYWASAGFTGIHGYAIAGIWLLVGLGFGSYMIFKYFHANSTTSMIEHSPSYYILMFSLVVLFTILAIVASCVALAANNGFEHRVERLRRTIFDAGGDTCQSIRRVIKVLLSMQTLLSPYNFQAEQTLNMTTHRLRRGSVTMQQFIDKTQHTSKEAIRTLYVANIVVVTVNLVLLISALVLLIWHWPLGFIIIILCCWILTTLSWVLTGFDFFFHTFADDTCSALKDFQQNPQNNSLQIILPCANPGTSDKTLEQIGATVHNFITQLNSKLREVQGLGLNDIGENSVGTICDPFSGAPNYSFTPDLCPKDTIPIEDLKYVLSKVTCYEGNSSGNCAGEGRFIPQASSVILFAYTQSIQDLIEIFPDLLSLSQCSKVKQAFANILQYQCRPFRRSARVLWSSMLSLSILMILLVLTLIVKAHQETGRSFDTCSITPKKVETIPKTLPDCSNSADNVQKM